From a region of the Vanrija pseudolonga chromosome 2, complete sequence genome:
- the BSC6_0 gene encoding Bypass of stop codon protein 6, with protein sequence MAEKTESPAAAAHQPNALERLTSLVTGEATPPVAGEYHTHYVLARLREDKPAPGRFHMWGMLFTLFLVMFLAGWNDGTQGPLLPSLQEYYHINYLVISIIWVFNMLGFLLAGITNVFLTDRLGFGIVAPLGSMCQVLGYIFMCWGPPYPLFCFAFVCNGYGLGLQDAQVNNLVSRLPNASNLLFLMHAVYGLGATASPLVATQFVKHFRSKVYYYYFVSLGLGLATALMLLGVFQLRTEDQVAGRRVEDQPVPAVETKSEDGGEAGPAEPASPTTKTGPTSSGSKMKQIMKIGATHYMALFILLYVGVEVGIGGWATSFLIAERGGGDSSGYVSAGYFGGLTLGRVVLIPVTNLIGKRLSTHVYTVICIALMVVVWTVKSLIGNAVAYAFVGLFLGPMYPIVMIVILDVMPFELQAGTIGWIASLGQVGSAFMPFVTGAISQHYGVWIMQPLMIAIMAVWMICWALVPRKRVESKP encoded by the exons ATGGCAGAAAAGACCGAgagccccgccgctgctgcccaccaGCccaacgcgctcgagcgcctcacGTCGCTCGTGACGGGCGAGGCAACGCCACCAGTCGCCGGCGAGTACCACACACACTATGTCTTGGCTCGGCTGCGCGAGGACAAGCCCGCGCCGGGCAGGTTCCACATGTGGGGAATGCT CTTcaccctcttcctcgtcatgTTCCTTGCGGGCTGGAACGACGGCACGCAGGGCCCCCTCCTGCCCTCGCTGCAGGAGTACTACCACATCAACTACCTCGTCATCTCCATCATCTGGGTGTTCAACATGCTCGGCTTCCTGCTCGCGGGCATCACAAACGTCTTCCTGACCGACCGGCTGGGCTTCGGCATCGTCGCGCCACTGGGCTCCATGTGCCAGGTGCTCGGGTACATCTTCATGTGCTGGGGCCCGCCGTACCCGCTCTTCTGCTTTGCGTTCGTGTGTAACGGCTACGGGCTGGGCCTGCAGGACGCGCAGGTGAACAACCTGGTGTCGCGCCTGCCGAACGCGTCGAATCTGCTCTTCCTCATGCACGCGGTCTATGGGCttggcgcgacggcgtcgccgctcgtcgcgaccCAGTTCGTCAAGCACTTCAGGAGCAAGGTGTACTACTACTACTTTGTgtcgctcggcctcggcctcgcgacggcgctgatgctgctcggcgtgttCCAGCTGCGCACAGAGGACCAGGTGGCTggacggcgcgtcgaggaccAGCCTGTGCCCGCCGTCGAGACCAagagcgaggacggcggcgaagcGGGTCCCGCCGAGCCTGCGTCACCGACGACCAAGACTGGCCCCACTTCGTCGGGCAGCAAGATGAAGCAGATCATGAAGATTGGTGCGACGCACTACATGGCGCTGTTCATCCTCCTCTACGTCGGTGTGGAGGTTGGCATTGGCGGCTGGGCA ACATCCTTCCTCatcgcggagcgcggcggcggcgacagctcGGGCTACGTCTCGGCGGGGTACTTTGGCGGGCTGAcgctcggccgcgtcgtgctGATCCCCGTGACCAACCTGATCGGCAAGCGGCTCTCGACGCACGTCTACACGGTCATCTGCATCGCGCTCATGGTCGTCGTCTGGACAGTCAAGAGCCTGATCGGGAACGCGGTCGCGTACGCTTTCGTCGGCCTGTTCCTCGGGCCAATGTACCCCATCGTCATGATTgtcatcctcgacgtcatGCCGTTCGAGCTGCAGGCGGGCACGATCGGCTGGATCGCGAGCCTGGGCCAGGTTGGCTCCGCGTTCATGCCATTCGTCACTGGCGCCATTAGCCAGCACTATGGCGTGTGGATCATGCAGCCGCTCATGATCGCCATCATGGCCGTGTGGATGATCTGCTGGGCCCTCGTGCCCCGCAAGCGCGTCGAGTCGAAGCCATAG